The genomic segment CGCATCGCGCTGCATCGCGGCCCGCGTGCCATTCCCGGCCGCTATTTCGGGCCGTACCCGGGTGTCACTGCGGTACGCGAGACGCTCAACCTGATGCACAAGCTGTTCAAGCTGCGCAGCTGCGAAGACAGCGTGTTCCGCAATCGTTCGCGACCGTGCCTGCAGTACCAGATCGGTCGCTGCAGCGCGCCTTGCGTGGAGCTGGTGGCGCCCAGCGAATATGCCGAGTCGGTGCGTCGTGCCGCGCTGTTCCTGGAAGGCAAGAGCGATGAGTTGACCCGCGAGCTGGGCGAGCAGATGCAGGTGGCCAGCGAGGCGTTGGAATTCGAACAGGCCGCACGCCTGCGCGACCTGATTTCCTCACTGCGCAGCATGCAGACCCGTCAGTACGTGGATGGCCGCGCCGCCGACCTGGACGTGCTGGCGGTGGCCATGCAGGGCTCGCAGGCCTGTGTGCTGCTGCTGGCGTTCCGTGATGGGCGCAACCTGGGCACCCGTCCGTTCTTCCCGCGCACCAATGGCGAGGAAAGCCCCGAGGAAGTGCTGGCCGCGTTCGTCTCGCAGTACTACATCGAATTCGAGCCGCCGCGCGAGATCCTGCTGGATCGCGAGATTCCCGATGCCGACCTGCTGGTCGCCGCGCTGTCGGCCTCGGCCGAACGCAAGGTGCAGCTGAAGTGGAACGTGCGTGGCGAGCGTGCCGGCTACGTCGAACTTGCCAGCCGCAACGCGCAGCTGACCCTGGCCACCGAACTCAACAGCCGCAACGCGCAGCACGCGCGCAGCGACGCGCTGCGCGACATGCTGGGCCTGGCCGAGCCGGTCAAGCGGGTCGAGTGCTTCGACATCAGTCATACCCTCGGCGAAGCCACCGTGGCCTCCTGCGTGGTGTTCGATGCTGCTGGCCCGGTGCGCGCGCAGTACCGCCGCTTCAACATCAGCGGTATCGAGCCGGGCGATGACTACGCCGCCATGCGCCAGGCCATCGACCGCCGCTTCCGCCGTGCCGTGGAAGAGCAGGGCGTGCTGCCGGACGTGCTGCTGATCGACGGTGGCGCCGGCCAGCTGGCGCAGGCCCAGGCCGCACTGGCCGACCTGGGCGTGGAAGGCGTGCTGCTGGTGGGCGTGGCCAAGGGCGTGGAGCGCCGCGCCGGCCATGAAGCGCTGGTGATGCCCGACGGCCGCGAACTGCGCCCGGGCGCGGCCAATCCGGCGCTGCAGTTCATCCAGCAGGTGCGCGACGAGGCGCACCGCTTCGCCATCACCGGCCACCGCGGCCGCCGGCAGAAAGCGCGGATGACCAGCAAGCTGGAAGACATCCCCGGCATCGGGCCGCGTCGCCGTGCCAGCCTGCTCAAGCATTTCGGTGGCCTCGTGGGCCTGAAAGCTGCCGGCGAAGCGGAAATCGCCAAGGTGGAAGGCATCAATGACGCCCTCGCGGCGCGTATCTACGCTAACCTGCACGGGTTGGCCACGCCCGATGCGGCCGAGTAGAGAGAGAAGCACGCAAGCATGAAGTTGACCCTGCCCACCTGGCTGACGTTGTTGCGGATCGTGATGATCCCGGTGCTGGTGCTGGTGTTCTACCTGCCCTACACCTGGACCAACTTCGCTTCGGCGGCGATCTTCGGCCTGGCCGCGATCACCGACTGGCTCGATGGCTGGATTGCCCGCCGCTACCAGCTGGAATCGGCGTTCGGCGCCTTCCTCGACCCGGTCGCGGACAAGCTGATGGTGGCGGTGGCGCTGTTCCTGATCGTGCAGGGCCACCCGACGCCGTGGATGGCGTTCTGGGCGGCGGTGATCGTCGGCCGTGAGATCGCGGTGTCGGCGCTGCGCGAGTGGATGGCGGAGCTGGGCCAGCGTGCCAAGGTGCGCGTGGCGATGATCGGCAAGGTCAAGACCACCGCGCAGATGGTCGCGCTGCTGTGCCTGCTCTATTCGGTGGCACCGAACGTGCCAGTGGAAGACATCTGGATGGGCTGGCCGGTGTTCCACATCGGCGACTGGACCCTGGCGATTGCGGCGGTGCTGACGCTGTGGTCGGGCCTGCAGTACCTGCACGCCGCCTGGCCAAGCCTGCGCGAAGACGAACGCGCCGCACGCGAGCGCTCGCGGCAGAAGAAGCTGGGCAACGGTTGATCGGGCGCGACATCCACGCATGGCGTGGATCTACTGGAAATGCTGCATCCATGCCAGGCGTGGATACGCACTGCCAGGTGCCTCGCATACGCCAAAAAAACCGCTTGACGCCATTCCTGGAACAGGTAGAATTTCGCCTCCCAAGCGGGAATAGCTCAGTTGGTAGAGCGCAACCTTGCCAAGGTTGAGGTCGCGAGTTCGAGTCTCGTTTCCCGCTCCAGATTCAAGAAGAACGCTCCCGCAAGGGGGCGTTTTTCGTTTGCGTGCGCGCCACTGCGATCAATCATCGTCCTGTGCCGACGTGCGTGCGCGCATGCCGGTGATGCGCGCTTCCTCGCGTGCAACCTGGCGGTCGGCAAACCAGTCCTGCACATCGCCTGCAAAGCTCGCCGGGCGTCCCTTGCCCTGCACGCCCTCGGCAATCGACGCCAGGCTGGAACGCGCCAGTTCTTCGCGCATCGCCTTCTGCGCATTGATCATCACCGCGTGGATGCCGCACACGCCGCGGTTGGCCCAGCGCGGTGGGTTGCCATCGAACAGCGCGCAGCGCCCGCGGATCTCCTGGCAGTCGAACAGCGCCTTCTGCCCCTCAACGGCGTCGACCACGTCCAGCACGCTGATGTCCTCGGGCGCACGCGCCAGCTGGTAGCCGCCGCGGATGCCGCCGGTGGACTCGACGATGCCGGCTTTCTCCAGCTTCGGAAAGATCTTCGCCATGAAGGCTGCCGGCACGCCCTGCAGTTCGGCCAGGTCGCGGCTGCTGGGCCGCTGTTCCAGCGGCGGGACCAGCCAGAGCAGGCAGTGCAGGGCGTACTCGACGCCCGTTCCGATGTGGGCCATGGGACCGGTCCAGAAAAATGTAACGCGGACTATAGGGGCCTGAGTTACTGGCCGCAAGCGAGTGGTGCCCCATGCAGGGCATTGATTTCATTGGCGTTGTGGCTGGGGGAACGCGCACGGCAGGGGCGTGCTGGCCTGAACGGTCCGCCATCGACTGCTTGCGCCACATAACGCGGACTCATATGATCCGCGTTATGTGGCGTGCCGGCGCACCACATCACTCACGCCCCTGCCATCCACGCGCATGGGTGCCTGAATCTCATTTCCCAGAAGGACTTACCTCCGTGTCCAAACGCATTGTTGTCATCGGCGCCGGCTTTGCCGGCATGTGGAGCGCGCTGGCCGCCGCCCGTCTTCTCGATCAGGCCGCGCGCCATGATGTGCAGATCGTGCTGGTAGCGCCGTCCCCTGAGCTGCATGTGCGCCCACGCCTGTACGAAAAGGGGCCGGAGCGCATGAAGGCCCCGCTGCAGCCCATCTTCGATGCCGTCGGCGTGCACTACCTTGCCGGCCGCGTCGAGCACATCGATGTTGCCAACCAGCAGGTGCAGGTGGTGGGCCATGGTGCGGATGCCGCATCGCAGACGCTGCACTACGATCGCCTGGTGCTGGCCGCCGGCAGCCGCCTGAACTGCCCGCCGATTCCGGGCCTGCAGCAGCACGCCTTCAATGTCGATCAGATCGCCGACGCGGCGCGATTGCAGGTGCACCTGGAGCATCTTGCCGATCGCCCCGAAAACGCAGGACGCAACACGGTGGTGATCGCGGGTGCCGGCTTCACCGGTATCGAAACCGCAGCCGAAATGCCGGACCGCCTGCGCGACGTGCTCGGTGCCGATGCCGCAGTGAACGTCATCATGGTCGAGCGTGCCGAGGCCTTGGGTCCGGACCTCGGCGAAGGCCCACGGCCGGTCATCACCCAGGCCCTGACCGAGCTGGGCGTGTCGTGGCGGCTGGGTTCGGGCGTGGCCCACGTGGATGCCGAAGGCGTGACCCTCGAGAACGGTGAACGCATCGACGCCGCGACCGTCATCTGGACGGCCGGTGCACGTGCCAGCACCTTGGCCGCACAGATCCCCGGCCAGCACGACGCCGTGGG from the Stenotrophomonas maltophilia genome contains:
- the uvrC gene encoding excinuclease ABC subunit UvrC, with protein sequence MTDVPAPAFDGKAFAAHLSTAPGVYRMYAADDTLLYVGKARALRNRVGSYFNGSPKNARIMSMISQIARMDVTVTRSEAEALLLENQLIKSLSPRYNVSLRDDKTYPHVLLTREDWPRIALHRGPRAIPGRYFGPYPGVTAVRETLNLMHKLFKLRSCEDSVFRNRSRPCLQYQIGRCSAPCVELVAPSEYAESVRRAALFLEGKSDELTRELGEQMQVASEALEFEQAARLRDLISSLRSMQTRQYVDGRAADLDVLAVAMQGSQACVLLLAFRDGRNLGTRPFFPRTNGEESPEEVLAAFVSQYYIEFEPPREILLDREIPDADLLVAALSASAERKVQLKWNVRGERAGYVELASRNAQLTLATELNSRNAQHARSDALRDMLGLAEPVKRVECFDISHTLGEATVASCVVFDAAGPVRAQYRRFNISGIEPGDDYAAMRQAIDRRFRRAVEEQGVLPDVLLIDGGAGQLAQAQAALADLGVEGVLLVGVAKGVERRAGHEALVMPDGRELRPGAANPALQFIQQVRDEAHRFAITGHRGRRQKARMTSKLEDIPGIGPRRRASLLKHFGGLVGLKAAGEAEIAKVEGINDALAARIYANLHGLATPDAAE
- a CDS encoding NAD(P)/FAD-dependent oxidoreductase, whose protein sequence is MSKRIVVIGAGFAGMWSALAAARLLDQAARHDVQIVLVAPSPELHVRPRLYEKGPERMKAPLQPIFDAVGVHYLAGRVEHIDVANQQVQVVGHGADAASQTLHYDRLVLAAGSRLNCPPIPGLQQHAFNVDQIADAARLQVHLEHLADRPENAGRNTVVIAGAGFTGIETAAEMPDRLRDVLGADAAVNVIMVERAEALGPDLGEGPRPVITQALTELGVSWRLGSGVAHVDAEGVTLENGERIDAATVIWTAGARASTLAAQIPGQHDAVGRLHVDRTLKATGVDAVFATGDCAHAATDDDGNVAMMSCQHAMNLGRSAGHNAAADLIGEAMIPYAQPKYVTCLDLGPWGAVYTEGWDRQVVLLGAEAKALKTRINTEWIYPPSGERAEILALADPLRIVVA
- the pgsA gene encoding CDP-diacylglycerol--glycerol-3-phosphate 3-phosphatidyltransferase, translated to MKLTLPTWLTLLRIVMIPVLVLVFYLPYTWTNFASAAIFGLAAITDWLDGWIARRYQLESAFGAFLDPVADKLMVAVALFLIVQGHPTPWMAFWAAVIVGREIAVSALREWMAELGQRAKVRVAMIGKVKTTAQMVALLCLLYSVAPNVPVEDIWMGWPVFHIGDWTLAIAAVLTLWSGLQYLHAAWPSLREDERAARERSRQKKLGNG
- a CDS encoding RrF2 family transcriptional regulator, whose amino-acid sequence is MAHIGTGVEYALHCLLWLVPPLEQRPSSRDLAELQGVPAAFMAKIFPKLEKAGIVESTGGIRGGYQLARAPEDISVLDVVDAVEGQKALFDCQEIRGRCALFDGNPPRWANRGVCGIHAVMINAQKAMREELARSSLASIAEGVQGKGRPASFAGDVQDWFADRQVAREEARITGMRARTSAQDDD